The Candidatus Binatia bacterium genome segment CTCTGACTCTGAGCGGTGTGCCTGCAGCGATGCGTCGCGAAAGAGTCGAGGCGGCGTTGTCGCGGATCGGCCTCGAGGAACGGATGGATCATATTCCCGATCAACTGTCGGGAGGCCAGCGGCAAAGAGTCGCCATTGCCCGAGCGATCGTGACGGATCCGACCGTTCTTTTGGCCGATGAGCCAACCGGGAATCTGGATCGGCGCTCGGGTGACGAAGTCATCGGGCTCCTCGAGGAGTTGAACGCGAGCGGAATCACCCTGGTTGTGGTGACGCACGACGCCGACCTTGGTGGGCGCGCGCGCCGACGGCTGCGTCTCGCAGACGGGCTGGTGGTCTCGGACGAGAAAGAGGGTTTGTGAGAACGGCAGACTCCATCGGCTGGGTTGTGAGGGTGTTGCTCCGGCACCGCCTGCGAACCCTGCTTCTGTTGTTGGCGGTTTCGGTGGGGGTAGGCGCCGTGATTGTCCTGACCTCATTGGGCGACTCTGCCCGGCGTTACGTTACGGACGAGTTTCGCTCTCTTGGAACCGAGCTGCTGATCATTACGCCGGGTAAAAGTGAAACATCCGGCAGCGGTCGGCCCTCGTTTCTTGGTGCGACCGCTCGCGATCTGACTTTGGAGGACGCGAATGCTCTGCGCCGTAGTTCGGCAATTGCAGCGGTTGTTCCGATGGTCGTCGGCGAGGCGAGCATGTCGCACGCTGGACGGATTCGTCAGGCACCAGCTGTGGGCGCGACATCTGG includes the following:
- a CDS encoding ABC transporter ATP-binding protein, which codes for MIEVRDIKRFYQVGDQEVRALDGVSFRIEKGEYVSLMGPSGSGKSTLLHCLGLLDRPTEGHYLIDERDTVTLDEEEQARTRRERIGFVFQFFHLVSYLTAFENVELPLTLSGVPAAMRRERVEAALSRIGLEERMDHIPDQLSGGQRQRVAIARAIVTDPTVLLADEPTGNLDRRSGDEVIGLLEELNASGITLVVVTHDADLGGRARRRLRLADGLVVSDEKEGL